The following nucleotide sequence is from Thermostaphylospora chromogena.
GATGAACACCTGGTCCTGCAGTTTGGGGGACAGGCCCGCGGAGGGTTCGTCGAGGAGGAGGACGGACGGTTCGGTCATCAGGGCGCGGGCCATGGCGACCATCTGCCGTTCACCGCCGGACAGGGAACCGGCGCGTTGCTTGCGGCGGTCCTTGAGGGTGGGGAACAGCTCGGTGACGAACTCGAAGCGCTCCTTGAACTTCTTGGGGACCTGGAAGGCGCCCATTTCCAGGTTCTCTTCGATGGTGAGGCTGGGGAAGACGTTGTTGACCTGGGGGACGTAGCCGACGCCGCGTTCGACCAGGGCGTGGGCCTTCAGGCCGGTGATGTCCTCCCCGTTCAGGGTGATGGTGCCGCTGCGTACCTCCACCAGGCCGAACAGGGTCTTGAGGAGGGTGGACTTGCCGGCGCCGTTGGGGCCGATGATGCCGATGAGCTCTCCGGCGGAGACGTACAGGTCGGTGCCGTTGAGGATGTTGACGCCGGGGACGTAACCGGCGTAGAGCTCGTCGCAGCGCAGTATGGCGTTGGCCGCGCCGGCGAGGTGGGCGCTGCGGTCGGTGACGGCGTGAGAGGAGACGCCGGAGGCTTCGGCTTTGGTCGTGGGGGTGTCGTTGGGCTCACTCATCGCCGGGTTCCTTCCTGGCGGTGCTGTCGGCGGTGGCGGCGGCCTCGAGTTCGGCCTCGGCCTCGGCGAGCTGCTTTTCGGCCTCTTCCGCGGAGAGGGGAGCGTCGTGGTGGGCGCCGAGGTAGGCGTCGACGACCCGCTCGTCGGACATGATCTCGTCGGGCGGGCCCTCGGCGATGACGGCGCCCTGGGCCATGACGACGACCCAGTCGCTGATGTCGTGGACCATGTCCATGTCGTGCTCGACGAACAGGACGGTGAGACCCTGCTCGCGCAGGTCCTTGACGTGGCCGAGGAGTGACTGGGTCAGGGCGGGGTTGACGCCGGCCATGGGCTCGTCAAGCATGATCAGCTCGGGTTTGACCATGAGGGCGCGGGCCATCTCCAGGAGCTTGCGCTGGCCGCCGGAGAGGCTGCCGGCGAACTCGTCGCGCTTGGCGTCGAGTTTGAAACGCTGCAGGAGCTCCTCGGCGCGCTCGGTGATCTGCTCCTCCTGCTCCCGCCACAGGAAGGGGAAGAGGGCGGTGAAGAAGTTCTCGCCGCTCTGCTGCTGGGCGCCCAGGCGCATGTTCTCCATGACGGTGAGCTTGGACAGCGCCTTGGTGAGCTGGAAGGTGCGGACCATGCCGGCCCGGGCGATCTTGTAGGCGGGCAGGCCGTTCATCCTCTTGCCGTTGAAGCGCCACTCGCCGGAGTCGGCGGTGTCGAATCCGGTGAGCTGATTGAAGAAGGTGGTCTTGCCGGCGCCGTTGGGGCCGATGAGGGCGGTGATGGAGCCGCGCTGGATCTCCAGGTGGGAGACGTTCACCGCGGTGAGGCCGCCGAAGCGGCGCACCACGTTGTCCGCGACGAGGATGGGATCGGGCTTGGCGACGCCCGGCTCGTGGGCGAGGCCGGCGAACGCCTCCATGGCCTTCGCCTTGCCGGGCGGGACGGCTTCGTCAGCGTGCATCGAGTGCGATCTCCCTCTTGTCGCCGAAGATGCCTTGCGGGCGGTAGATGAGCAACAGGATGAGGCCCAATCCGATCAGGGCATAGCGGATGGCGCCGACCTGGGGGACGGTGATGAAGGTGATGACACCGTGGCGGACGGCCTCCTCCAGGGCGGTGGTGGTCAGGATGAACAGGAACCAGAAGATCATCGAGCCGACCACGGGGCCGAAGATCCGCGCAGCGCCACCGAGGATGAGGACGGTGTAGGCGTAGAAGGTGAGCTCGGTGCTGAACACGTCGGGCTGAACGGCGGCGCGGCTGAGGGCGAAGATGAAGCCGCCCAGCGCGCCGATGACGCCGCCGAGGACCAGCGACTGCATCTTGTAGGAGAAGACGTTCTTACCGAGGCTGCGCACGGCGTCCTCGTCCTCGCGGATGGCTTTGAGCACCCTGCCCCACGGGCTCTTCATGAGCATGAAGAGCAGCAGGCAGCACACGGCGACCAGGATCCAGCCGACGGTGAGCACCCACATGATGTTCCCGCTGAAGCTGATGGGGCCGATGCCGTACTGACGGTTGGGGTCGAAGACGCTGAGGGCGTAGAAGGAGTCGGCGAACCCTTGGAGACCGTCGGTGCCGCCGAAGGTCTCCTCCAGAGCGACGGCGCGGACGACCAGGCGGACGATCTCGGCCGTGGCGATGGTGACGATGGCCAGGTAGTCGGCGCGCAGTCGCAGGGTCGGGATGCCGAGGAGGAGCGCGAGCACCACGGCGAGCGCGAGGCCGATGCCCACGCCGAGGAAGAACGGCAGGCCGAAGGTGGAGACGGTGACGGCGATGGAGTAGGCGCCGACGGCGAGGAAGGCGGCCTGGCCGAAGTTGAGCAGACCGGTGTAGCCGAAGTGGACGTTGAGGCCGATGGCGGCGAGCGCGTAGATGACGGCTTCGGTGCCGATGGCGGCCTCGACGGCGCGGCTGATGACGAGAATCCAGTCCATTGGTGTGCCTGCCCCCTTATCCGATCCGCTCGCGCCGGCCGAGGATGCCCTGCGGCCTGAACAGCAGGACGAGGATGAGGATGGCCAGTGCGCCGATGTTCTTCATCTCCGGTGGGATCCACAGCGTGGACAGCTGGATGAACACGCCGACGATGATGGAGCCGACGAGAGCGCCGAAGGCGGTGCCGAGGCCGCCGAGGATGACGCCGGCGAACATCAGGAGCAGCACGTGCAGGCCCATCTGGTACTGCACGTTCTGGATCAGGCCGAGCAGGACGCCGGCGAGGGCGGCGATGGCGGTGCCGGCGGTCCACACGACGCGGATGACGCGGTCGACGTTGATGCCGGAGGAGGCGGCGAGGGCCGGGTTGTCGGCGACGGCGCGGGTGGCCTTGCCGATGCGGGTGTAGGTCAGGGCGAGACCGACGCCGACGAGGACGACGATCTGGATGGCCATGGCGATCAGGCTCTTCGGCGTGGCGGAGATGGGGCCGAGCTGGATGCCCTGCTGGGCGACGTACTGCTCGTAGCGGAGGCCTTCGCCGCCGAAGAAGAACAGGATCATGTAGCGCAGGAGGATCGCCACGCCGATGGAGATGATCATCATGGAGATGATCCCGGTCTGCCGCTTGCGCAGGACACCCCAGAAGAAGCGGTCCTGACCGTATCCGAACGCCGCGGCTACGAGCACGGCGAGGGGGGCGGCGATGAGGAGGTGCAGACCGAACGCGGTGTTGAACAGATACGCGGTGAACGCGCCGATGGTGAGCAGTTCTCCGTGGGAGAAGTTGGTCAGGCCCGTGGTGCCGAAGATGAGGGAGAGGCCGACGGCGCCGAGCGCGATGGTGAGGCCGAGGCTGAGGCCTTCGAAGGCGAGCTGGGCGACGCGGGTCCAGTACTGCTCGGTTTCGCCGGGCGGGGCGTTCTCACCTTGCTGCTGTTGCTGCTGTCCAGCGTTGACGAGGGCGAACAGTACGTTGCGCTCGTTTCCTTCATAAACCTGGACGGTGAGGGTGGCCCGGTTGGGGTCGCGGAGGGCGATACCCTGAGGCAGCGAGGATTGGTCGATGCTGACCTTATAGGTACCGGCCTCCGGGACGGGAACCGCCCATTCGCCCTGGGCGTCTGTTGTCGCCTCACCGACGGGTTCGCCGCTTTCGTCGGCAACGCTGATCTTCACGCCGTTCACTGGCTGGCCTTGGTGTACGAGTTTGCCCTTCAGGCCTTCGCCTTCCGCCCACGCCGTCGTGGCGCCGGAGGCGAGGAGAAAGATGAGTCCACCCAGGAAGGCCGTGAGCGTGATCACGGCTCTGCGCAATGGTGCTCCCTCATGAGGTCGTGGCTTGGAGGTCATGGCGAGAGGGCTGGTGCCCCTATCGCGACATGTGCATCGCGGTGATGCCTACGACGCTGGCCGGAGCTTAGCCCCGGTACGCCCGTTTAGGGATTGTTCGTCACCAATCGGTGACCAGGGTGTTTCACTGGCGTGAGGAAAAAGCGGGCAGGTCAGAGCGGGTAGGGAGCATTGTGAAGTGTTGCCTGTCCGGCAAGTGAGATTCGGTTGCGGACCCGTTGAAAAATCCGCGCGGAAATGCGAGGGCCGGCAGCGGCTTCGGCGCTCGTCCGCGACGGAGGGCGGGCGGGGCGAAGGGGTCTCGCCGCGTTTCCGCACGGCGTGCGCGTCGGCGGGGAGGCGCGTGCCACCGGGAACGCGTGCGCGTCACCGGGAGAACAGGAGTGAGCCCGGGGGCCTTTGGTGCCGTAGTGAGCTTCCCCGGCCCGCTACGTTGTCTACTCGGTCCCCCGGGCTCCGAGCCACCACGGTAGCGACCCCGAGGGGTCATGCGCAAAAGGAGGAGGGTGTGTGTCTGGAGTTCCGCGTTGTTATTTGTCGCGTATGAGACAAGTCAGGCGCGATGTGCATACGCGGCGCCCCTGGTCGTCGGTGATCTCGATCTCGTAGGCGGCGAGCGTGCGGCCGCCGTGCACGCGCGTGGCGACGGCGGTGACGTGGCCGGAGGTGACCGCCCGGTGGTGCGAGGCGTTGATCTCGATTCCGACGACGATTTTGTCCGGGCCGGCGAACAGGGCGGCGGCCGTCGAGCCGACGGTCTCGGCGAGCGCGCACGAGGCGCCGCCGTGCAGCAGGCCGTACGGCTGGGTGTTGCCCTCGACCGGCATCCTGGCCACGGCGCGGTCGCCGTCGGCCTCGAGGAACTCGATGCCGAGCCGGGCGGCGAGGCCGCCGTTCACGTCTCCGTAGAGCTGCTCCAGCGCCGCCGGGTTCTCGGGGGATGTCTTCGCCAAAGAGGACGCCTCCTTAGGTCGACCTCACGGTTTCCGTCGTAGGGGGAGACTAGGCTGCGATTGTGGCTAAGAGCGAAGCGACCCCCGAACGTCCGTGTCTGCTCCTGCTCGACGGGCATTCCCTGGCGTATCGCGCGTTCTACGCGCTGCAGGAGGCCAATCTCGTCACCACCGACGGCCAGCACACCGAGGCGGTTTACGGATTCACCTCGATGCTGGTCAACGTGCTGCGCGACGAGAAACCCTCCCACGTCGCGGTCTGCTTCGACCGTTCGGAGCCGACGTTCCGCCACGAGGCCTACGCCGAGTACAAGGCCAATCGCGCCGAGACCCCGGAGAGCTTCCGGGGACAGATGAGCCTGATCTTCGAGATGCTCGACACGCTGGCGATCCCCCGCCTGTCGATGGCCGGATACGAGGCCGACGACCTGATCGCCACGCTGGCCTCGAGGGCGGCCGAGCATGACATGAGGGTGCTGATCGTCACCGGTGACCGCGATGCGCTGCAGCTCGTCACCGACGACGTCACGGTGCTGATGACCCGGCGGGGCATCAGCGACATGACGCGTTTCACGCCCGAGGCGGTGGTGGAGAAGTACTCCCTCACCCCCGCGCAGTACCCCGACTTCGCCGCGATCCGCGGCGACGCCAGCGACAACCTCAAGAACATCCCGGGCGTGGGGGAGAAGACCGCGGCCAAGTGGATCCGCGAGTTCGGCTCGCTGGAGGAGCTGGTCAACCGGGTCGACGAGGTCAAGGGGAAGGTCGGCGAGAAGCTGCGCGCCCATCTCGACCAGGTCCTGCTCAACCGCCGCCTCACCGAGCTGAGCCGCGACGTGCCGTTGGAGGTCGACGTCCGCGAGCTGCGCCGGGGCCCGTTCGACCGGGACGCCGTGCACAAGCTTCTGGACGCGCTGCAGTTCCGCGGAGAGCTGCGGGACCGCCTGTTCGCCACTCTCGGCTCGGGCGAGGCCGAGGCCGGGGCCGAGGACGTCTTCGAGGTCGAGCTGACCGTGCTCGGCCCCGGCGAGGTCGCCGACTGGCTGGCCGCCATGCCGCAGGGGCGCGCCGGGCTCGCCTTCCGCGGCTCCTACGGCAGCGGTACCGGCCGGATCGACGCCATCGCCATCGCCGCCCCGGACGGCACGGCCGCTCACATCGATCCCACGGAGCTCACCCCGGACGACGAGGCGGCCCTCGCCGCCTGGCTGGCCGACCCCGAGGCGCACAAGGCGGTCCACGACGCCAAGGGCCCGATGCTCGCGCTGTGGGCGCACGGCATGGAGCTGCGCGGGCTGACCTGCGACACCGCGCTCGCCGCCTATCTGGCCACGCCCGGACAGCGCACCTTCAAGCTCGACGACCTCGTCGTGCGCTACCTGCGGCGCGAGCTGCCCAGCCTCACCGACCCCAGCGGGCAGGCGGCGCTCTTCGGCGAGCCGGACGACGCCGAGGCCCGTGACCTGGCGCTGCGCGCGTGCGCGGTCAGAGAGCTCGCCGACGGTCTGGAGGAGTTCCTGGCCGGGCGAGGGGGCACCCACCTGCTGGTCGACGTCGAGCTGCCGCTGCTGACCGTGCTGGCCGAGATGGAGCGGGTCGGCATCGCCGCCGACCGGCGGTACTTCGAGACCCTGGAGGCCGAGTTCGGCGCCGCGGTCAGACAGGCGGTGGAGGAGGCGCACCGCTCGGTCGGCGAACAGTTCAACCTCGGATCGCCCAAGCAGCTGCAGGAGATCCTGTTCAACCGGCTCGGCCTGCCCAAGACCAAGAAGATCAAGACGGGCTACACCACCGACGCCGACGCGCTGGCGTGGCTCGCCGAGCAGACCCAGCACGAGCTGCCGGTGATCCTGCTGCGCCACCGCGACCAGACCAAGATGCGCGTCACCGTCGAGGGTCTGATCAAGGAGATCGGTGACGACGGCCGCATCCACACCACCTTCAACCAGATCATCGCGGCGACCGGACGGCTCAGCTCCGAGAAGCCCAACCTGCAGAACATCCCGATCCGCACCGCCGAGGGCCGGCGCATCCGGCAGGGGTTCGTGGTCGGCGAAGGCTACGAGGCGCTGCTGACCGCCGACTACAGCCAGATCGAGCTGCGCCTGATGGCGCACCTGTCCGGCGACGAGTCGCTGATCGCGTCCTTCGAATCCGGGCACGACTTCCACGCCGCCACCGCCGCGCGGGTCTTCGGGGTGCCGCCCGAGCAGGTCACCGGCGAGCAGCGGGCGAAGATCAAGGCGATGAACTACGGTCTGGCCTACGGCCTGTCCGACTACGGCCTGTCCGGCCAGCTCAACATCCCCGTGGCCGAGGCGCGCCAGCTGAAGGACGAGTACTTCCAGGAGTTCGGCGGTGTCCGCGACTTCCTGAACGCCATCGTGGTCCAGGCCCGCTCCGACGGCTACACCGAGACCATCATGGGCCGCCGCCGCTACCTGCCCGACCTGACCAGTGACAACCGGCAGCGGCGGGAGATGGCGGAACGCATGGCGCTGAACGCGCCGATCCAGGGTTCGGCCGCCGACATCATCAAGGTCGCCATGCTCAACGTGCGGCGC
It contains:
- a CDS encoding ABC transporter ATP-binding protein, producing the protein MSEPNDTPTTKAEASGVSSHAVTDRSAHLAGAANAILRCDELYAGYVPGVNILNGTDLYVSAGELIGIIGPNGAGKSTLLKTLFGLVEVRSGTITLNGEDITGLKAHALVERGVGYVPQVNNVFPSLTIEENLEMGAFQVPKKFKERFEFVTELFPTLKDRRKQRAGSLSGGERQMVAMARALMTEPSVLLLDEPSAGLSPKLQDQVFIRAQQINKAGVTVIMVEQNARRCLQICDRGYVLDQGRNAYTATGRELINDPKVIELYLGTLARA
- a CDS encoding ABC transporter ATP-binding protein, with product MHADEAVPPGKAKAMEAFAGLAHEPGVAKPDPILVADNVVRRFGGLTAVNVSHLEIQRGSITALIGPNGAGKTTFFNQLTGFDTADSGEWRFNGKRMNGLPAYKIARAGMVRTFQLTKALSKLTVMENMRLGAQQQSGENFFTALFPFLWREQEEQITERAEELLQRFKLDAKRDEFAGSLSGGQRKLLEMARALMVKPELIMLDEPMAGVNPALTQSLLGHVKDLREQGLTVLFVEHDMDMVHDISDWVVVMAQGAVIAEGPPDEIMSDERVVDAYLGAHHDAPLSAEEAEKQLAEAEAELEAAATADSTARKEPGDE
- a CDS encoding branched-chain amino acid ABC transporter permease; translated protein: MDWILVISRAVEAAIGTEAVIYALAAIGLNVHFGYTGLLNFGQAAFLAVGAYSIAVTVSTFGLPFFLGVGIGLALAVVLALLLGIPTLRLRADYLAIVTIATAEIVRLVVRAVALEETFGGTDGLQGFADSFYALSVFDPNRQYGIGPISFSGNIMWVLTVGWILVAVCCLLLFMLMKSPWGRVLKAIREDEDAVRSLGKNVFSYKMQSLVLGGVIGALGGFIFALSRAAVQPDVFSTELTFYAYTVLILGGAARIFGPVVGSMIFWFLFILTTTALEEAVRHGVITFITVPQVGAIRYALIGLGLILLLIYRPQGIFGDKREIALDAR
- a CDS encoding branched-chain amino acid ABC transporter permease, with the protein product MKISVADESGEPVGEATTDAQGEWAVPVPEAGTYKVSIDQSSLPQGIALRDPNRATLTVQVYEGNERNVLFALVNAGQQQQQQGENAPPGETEQYWTRVAQLAFEGLSLGLTIALGAVGLSLIFGTTGLTNFSHGELLTIGAFTAYLFNTAFGLHLLIAAPLAVLVAAAFGYGQDRFFWGVLRKRQTGIISMMIISIGVAILLRYMILFFFGGEGLRYEQYVAQQGIQLGPISATPKSLIAMAIQIVVLVGVGLALTYTRIGKATRAVADNPALAASSGINVDRVIRVVWTAGTAIAALAGVLLGLIQNVQYQMGLHVLLLMFAGVILGGLGTAFGALVGSIIVGVFIQLSTLWIPPEMKNIGALAILILVLLFRPQGILGRRERIG
- a CDS encoding PaaI family thioesterase; this encodes MEQLYGDVNGGLAARLGIEFLEADGDRAVARMPVEGNTQPYGLLHGGASCALAETVGSTAAALFAGPDKIVVGIEINASHHRAVTSGHVTAVATRVHGGRTLAAYEIEITDDQGRRVCTSRLTCLIRDK
- the polA gene encoding DNA polymerase I, whose protein sequence is MAKSEATPERPCLLLLDGHSLAYRAFYALQEANLVTTDGQHTEAVYGFTSMLVNVLRDEKPSHVAVCFDRSEPTFRHEAYAEYKANRAETPESFRGQMSLIFEMLDTLAIPRLSMAGYEADDLIATLASRAAEHDMRVLIVTGDRDALQLVTDDVTVLMTRRGISDMTRFTPEAVVEKYSLTPAQYPDFAAIRGDASDNLKNIPGVGEKTAAKWIREFGSLEELVNRVDEVKGKVGEKLRAHLDQVLLNRRLTELSRDVPLEVDVRELRRGPFDRDAVHKLLDALQFRGELRDRLFATLGSGEAEAGAEDVFEVELTVLGPGEVADWLAAMPQGRAGLAFRGSYGSGTGRIDAIAIAAPDGTAAHIDPTELTPDDEAALAAWLADPEAHKAVHDAKGPMLALWAHGMELRGLTCDTALAAYLATPGQRTFKLDDLVVRYLRRELPSLTDPSGQAALFGEPDDAEARDLALRACAVRELADGLEEFLAGRGGTHLLVDVELPLLTVLAEMERVGIAADRRYFETLEAEFGAAVRQAVEEAHRSVGEQFNLGSPKQLQEILFNRLGLPKTKKIKTGYTTDADALAWLAEQTQHELPVILLRHRDQTKMRVTVEGLIKEIGDDGRIHTTFNQIIAATGRLSSEKPNLQNIPIRTAEGRRIRQGFVVGEGYEALLTADYSQIELRLMAHLSGDESLIASFESGHDFHAATAARVFGVPPEQVTGEQRAKIKAMNYGLAYGLSDYGLSGQLNIPVAEARQLKDEYFQEFGGVRDFLNAIVVQARSDGYTETIMGRRRYLPDLTSDNRQRREMAERMALNAPIQGSAADIIKVAMLNVRRAIESEGLRSRMLLQVHDELVFEVAPGELERLRELVVREMSGAYPLRVPLEVSVGVGRTWEEAGH